The Daphnia carinata strain CSIRO-1 chromosome 9, CSIRO_AGI_Dcar_HiC_V3, whole genome shotgun sequence nucleotide sequence ATGGTCGACAGAGAGTGTTTTAACACCCTTCGTAGAAGCTTTCTTTGCACAACTTAGCAAAGCCAAACACTTTGCTGAAGCAGATATGTGGTTGGTAGCAATTCATCAAGATGTCAATTTTTATCTTATGGTAAGGTGGTTTAGATAAAGAGCCTGTAATTTTGTCTCACCTTTGTACAATGAAGTAATTGTGCCAGCTGCAGTTTGGAAAGGCAACCAGAGGACTTGGGGCTGGTTACGATCTGGAAACAGACAACAAAATATTGGCCAATGGTTATCATACTGTGAATCCTGGTAGTAACCATGATGATCCTTACCTTTAAACAACTGTGCTACGGATGTGGCAGAATTCTGAAAGAGATACCAAAGCTTCTGTGTCGATAAATCCCGTTCAGACAATACGGCTTGATCAAGGTCGGGTTCATTTTCAAGTTCAACCTCACATTGACGTTCCCAGTTGGAGATCCAAATGTCCGCGAAAGGATCTTCGCTGTTCTCCATCGAGTTATTCATATTCATATATTAATATATAAATGTCGAGAAATAAACAGATAACCACGTTTTTATAACAGTAACGCTTGTTTTGTAATGAATTCAATCGGTGTAAGCTTCCTATAATCACGTGAATTTCTTTCGAGAGCCCTGTGCATTTCACACTACCTACTCCATATTGCCTTCCTACGGTTTGCTATGAAAGTTGTTCTGGCTCTTGGCCGCAGATTTCTCGCTCACAAAAGCTTTtatctcctcctttttcttattcactGCCCCAACGTCCCAGCGTTGCcatgttttattattgcttCACCTCCTATTTGGAAATGTCGAATTATTGTAGTCTGCTTCTCGGGCTCACATGtagttttgtttatttcatgtATGGAGAAATTTAGATTAAAGATTTAACATGATAATTCGCGTAATAAATCGGGTTTCTTCAATACGAAAGtgcagttttgtttttcagcgATTTTGTGCTAGTaatgttttgaaattaaatgaaaGAGGACTATTGCAGGACATTTTCCCTCCACCAAGGTATAATCCTGTTTAAATGTTCACATTGATGTATGCTAATAACTGTTGTATTTCAGCCCAAATCTTCAAAAGCTATTGTCACAACCACAATGTTTCTATGCTGGATTTGATCCTACTGCCGATAGCCTCCACATAGGAAACCTTTTGGTGTTAATGACCATGTTGCATTGCCAACGTGCTGGTCATCAACTCATAGCCTTGGTTCGTCTGTTACAAATTGCATTGAATggatgaataaaaataatttttacatATCTTAAGATTGGAGGAGCTACTGCTCTGATTGGTGATCCCAGTGGAAAGGCGAGTGAAAGAATAGCTTTGCCAGAAGGAAAAGTCAGAGACAATGCAGATGTGATAGCTGAAAATATTACAAGAATATTCCAGAACCATCAGAAATATATTTGGGAGAAAAATAGAGATCCAAATAGACTGAAACCAGTAAAGTAGTACAGCCCAAAACCATACTTTTGTTAACTGCTTATTAAAGCCAATTCTTAAATTTATATTCTTTTAAGGCTAGTCAATAATGCAGAGTGGTACAATAATGTTAGTATTACACAATTCTTGAGCACAGCAGGAAGGCATTTTCGAGTTGGAGCAATGCTCGGCAGAAACAGTGTCCAATCAAGGCTTAATTCCGAAGCAGGGATCAGTTTTACTGAATTTTCTTATCAAGTGCTCCAAGGCTACGATTGGCTTCACCTACTAAAGAAATATAACTGCCGATTCCAGGTATTTGTATCGTACTATTctcagtaaaaataaatgcagtACTTCTCTACATCTACAACGAGTAGATCGGCGGTAGTGATCAAATGGGAAACATAGTCTCGGGTCACGATTTGATCAGCCGAATGGGATTAGATGAAGTGTTTGGTAATTAATCTtcaaacaatatttttaatttgaaagaCTGACTACTTGTACGTCTCGTCAAACAGGACTTACGATCCCACTCGTCACTAACGAAGAAGGTTCAAAATTAGGCAAAACGGCTGGCAACGCCGTATGGATTACACCATCGAAGACGTCACCATACGAACTCTATCAGTTCTTTATGAGAATGAAAGACTCTGAGGCGGAACAATTGTTGAAGCTGTTTACGTTTCTTTCGACGGAAGAAATCTCCCAGTTAATGGAGAAACAAACGGTACAGTCAATGAACCAACAAAGGCCTTGACTATATTTTCTTATGCATTCTTGTGCAGGCGAAACCGGAATCTCGAGCCGCTCATCGCAAATTAGCACAGCAAGTGACACTGTTAGTTCACGGAGGTTGAACTATTTCTACGCCAGAATGAATTCGCATTCTTATACAATGCTTTTAATTTTCAACAGAAAAGGGTCTGCAGTCAGCGGAGCGTATCACTGCGGCATTGTATAGTAAATCGGCTGACTCATTGGCTCAGCTACAGCCAAACGAGTTGAGCGAGACATTCCGAGGCGCAACACTGGTAGAAATTTTACTCGAGCCGGCCACTTCCGTTCTCGATATGGTCATGAAAGCCAACTGTTTCGCCAGCGAAAGTAATAATACTagcgaacaaaagaaattaccGTTGTTGCTGAccgttatctttttttttttttaaatagacgACGCGCGTCGTATCATCTTGGCGGGCGGTTTGCACATCAACCACAACAAGTGCACCGATTATACGGAGATTCTGTCGCTCGGCCGTCACATCCTGTCCAACGGGATAAGCTTAATCCGCGTGGGTGAGTTGAAATGTTAAAAGAACGAGCCACTTTGCAAgctaataaatatttattatttttccaatAGGAAAGAAGCATTATTATATTGTTAAATGGATGTCGTAGCGGAAGATGGGACTTACCTGTTTTAGccgaaataataaaaggaacaAATCAAATGATGACCTAGTTGAGTGAATCACGGATGTCATTCAGTTGAGCTTCTAGATGTGGATATTCGCAAGCCAATCTATCGGCCACCTTCAGCAGTtgaattaatttctttctCGCACGAGTCTCTGCTTCGGCCAGCGCATCAGCTCCGTGCTTCCTTCGATACGTTCCATACTTGAGCTGATCGTAGAAGCGCCACCATTTCTGATGCCCTACCAGCGTCGAAATGCCCTGTGAATCGATAATAACTCGattggaaaaacttgttctctctatttttgtttgtcagAGCCCTTAACTCACCCGTCTCTTGGTGACTACGGCTTCAGCAATGTCGTGATCGAGCTGCTCCAGTCGTTTACGGTCCGTCTCGAGTGAATCTCGTAAAGAATCACGCTGCGCCGTCAGCTCCGCGTTGGCTGCCTTCTTCTCGGCGATCGATTGCTTCAGCTTAAGAACCTCCTGTACGAAATAAAGATCCAACTGAATGACAAATACCAGGGGCAAAGGCGCATTCAAGTGCTTGCTGAAAAACACATCGACGACATgctttttatgtgtgtgttaCAACAGCATGACGTGGATGTCAAACCTTGCGTCGCTTGGTGATTCCTTTCGAAAGGATCTTGTACCAGGCGTTGGCGTCTACTGGATCCTTGACAATCCTCGTCTTATGAGCAACTCCGGTCTTGATATCCGCTTTGGTATTCAGTCCGGAACGACCGAGAACGGCTTTCTGTAGTTGATGATTAAGCAGTTCTTGATCTTTCCTCAGCTGGACTTcttgcaccttttttttttttaagcaacaCATAAACATTTAGGGCGATCAAGATTGTTTGCTAAAAAGAGACAAACCTGGAGACGATGCTTCTCCGCTTGGAGGAGAGCCAGCGATCCGGCGTCGGAGCGTTCGGCTTGGTAATAACTCTGCGCTTCTCGAATGTCGGCCAGCTTACTCGTCCACAACACCATGACTTTATTCAGGTCGCACAGAGTGATTTCCAGGTTGGATTTTTGCGAACGCAGTTGGTTGATCTCCTCGCGAACTCGGTGAACTTTGCGTTCAGGttcctattattttttttttttttttattccagcCATGtaacgatagaaaaaaaaattcaatttaagaATAATTTCTTTCTGTGGTGGTCCCCAAAGGTTTGTCTAATCCAATCGATTCCAGTCGGTGGTGCACGCAAAAGTCAGACCCAAGTTTAAAATGACGATAGATCTGATTTCTCgtatcgatttcttttctttcaaagagAGAGGGCAACTCTTGCCCTACAACACAAagtcaacgaaaacaaaaatcaaaagaaacgagaggaaatagtaaaacaaatgCGGCTCTCCTTTGTGTGGCTCACGTTTTTCTACTTGTCCGGTACGCAGTGTACCAAACACAAATGAGCTGATCAATAATTTGCCTTTCTTAAAAAtcattctttaaaaaaaaaaaaatagataactGTCATTCTAATTCTCGCAAATAAATCAAGCGCCCAATCCCCCACGGTCGACATTTCCATTAAATAAACGACC carries:
- the LOC130688271 gene encoding tyrosine--tRNA ligase, mitochondrial-like, producing MIIRVINRVSSIRKCSFVFQRFCASNVLKLNERGLLQDIFPPPSPNLQKLLSQPQCFYAGFDPTADSLHIGNLLVLMTMLHCQRAGHQLIALIGGATALIGDPSGKASERIALPEGKVRDNADVIAENITRIFQNHQKYIWEKNRDPNRLKPVKLVNNAEWYNNVSITQFLSTAGRHFRVGAMLGRNSVQSRLNSEAGISFTEFSYQVLQGYDWLHLLKKYNCRFQIGGSDQMGNIVSGHDLISRMGLDEVFGLTIPLVTNEEGSKLGKTAGNAVWITPSKTSPYELYQFFMRMKDSEAEQLLKLFTFLSTEEISQLMEKQTAKPESRAAHRKLAQQVTLLVHGEKGLQSAERITAALYSKSADSLAQLQPNELSETFRGATLVEILLEPATSVLDMVMKANCFASENDARRIILAGGLHINHNKCTDYTEILSLGRHILSNGISLIRVGKKHYYIVKWMS